The sequence CTGGATGCCCACGTCAGCCTCACCCTGCTGATCGGCGACATCAACCAGACTTTGCCGGAGCTGGAAGCGCAAGTGGATGCCTGGTTTCTGGACGGCTTCTCCCCCGCACGTAACCCGGAGATGTGGAACCCGGCCCTCTATGCCCAGCTGGCCCGGCTGGCCGCGCCAGCGTGCACGCTGGCCACCTTTACCAGCGCGGGGCATGTCCGCCGGGGTTTGCAGGAGGCGGGCTTTGAAGTGGCACGGGCGCCGGGGCATGGCCGCAAGCGCGAGATGCTGGCCGGGCAGCGGCTGCAGCCCGGCAGCCAGCATGCCTTGCAGCACTATCGACCGGTATCCGGCACGCCCCGCGAGGCCATTGTGCTGGGTGGCGGCATGGCAGGCTGTGCGGCGGCCTGGAGCCTGGCGCGGCGCGGCTGGAGGGTGACCCTGCTGGAGCAGCACCCAGGCCTGGCGCAGGAAGCCTCCGGCAATGCCGCTGGCGTGCTGTATGCGCGACTGGCCCCCAAGATGGGGCCGCTGGCTCAGCTCATCCTGGCTGGGCTACAGTACAGCCAGCGCATCATGGCCCCCCTGCTGGGCTGGGATGGTGAGCGTGCCAGCCGCTGCGGTGTGCTGCAGCTGGCGTTTGATGTCGACGAAGCCGAGCGCATACAACAACTGGCAGCGCTGGACCTACCCACATCACTACTACAGCCCGTAGATGCCGCCACCGCCAGCACACTAGCCGGGGTGAGCATGTCACAAGGCGGGCTGTTTTTCCCGCAAGCCGGCTGGGTACATCCGCCTGCGCTGTGTCAGGCACTGACCACGCATCCGCTGATCAGCGTGCACTGCAGCCAGAGCATTACGCAGTTGCAACAACATGAGCAAGGCTGGCAGGTACACTCCGCCAGTGGCGAGCAGTGGCAGGCACCGGTATTGGTGCTGGCCAATGCCCACCACGCCCGGCAGTGGCAACCCTGCTTGCCGATCCGCACCCTGAAAGGGCAGGTCAGCTACCTGCCCGCGACCGTGGCCAGCCAGTCACTGCGTACCGTGGTGTGCGCCGAAGGCTATGTGGCACCGGCACGGCAAGGCCTGCATGCGCTAGGCGCCACCTTTGAGCCACATGCCAGCGATACCGCCGTCACCCACGCCGGACATCTGGATAATCTGCATACCCTGCGGCAACTGCACCCCGGCCTGCATGCGGCGCTGGATGGCCCGGGCTGGCAAGCGCGACTGGCGGGCGGGCAAAATCTAGCGGGGCTGGGTGGGCGCGCGGCGTTCCGCGCCGTGTGCCCGGACTACAGCCCACTGATTGGCCCGCTGGCGGATCTGGATGCCGTCATCACGCCACGTCGGCTGGGGCAACCCTTGCTGCAACCCGGCGAAGCCGCCCTGCCTGCCTTGCCTGGCCTGTTTGCCACGCTGGCGCACGGCACCCGTGGCCTGATCACCGCCCCGCTGGCCGGTGAAGTGCTGGCGGCATATCTGAATCACGAACCGTCACCGCTGCCGCGCGCGCAACGGTTAACAGTGCACCCGGCCCGCTTCCCGATTCCACCGCAACCGATCCGCAAGAAAGGATAGCTCATGCCCTCCCCTGACCACCCGGAATTGCATGGCAGCCGGATCAGCTTGCGTATTCCGAGGCCGAGTGATGCCGCAGCGGTGCTGGACTATTACCAACGCAACGCTGACTTTTTTCGTCGCTTTGATCCCCCATACCCGGAGGGTTTTTATACCCTGGCTTGGCACCAGCAGCGCATCGAGAAGGCCAACAAGGATGTGGCGGAGGATCGGGAATACCGCTTTGTACTGTTCAAGCCGGAACAGCCAGACCACATTATCGGCAATGCCAATCTGAGCGCCATCCAGCGCGGCCCTTTTCAGGCCTGTAACCTCGGCTACGGGCTGGATGAACAGGCCCAGGGGCAAGGGGTAATGACCGAGGCTTTGCGTCTGCTGATTGATCATGCGTTCAACGCACTAAAGCTGCACCGCATTCAGGCCAACCACTTGCCGGACAATCTGCGCAGTGCCGGTGTGCTGCAACGACTGGGATTTGTACGCGAAGGCTATGCCCCGGCCTACCTGTATATCAACGGGGCCTGGCGTGACCACGTGCTGAATGCGCTGAGCAATCCGCACGGGCCGGAGATGGGCTAGACAGAACACCGGCAGCACCCGCACGGGCGCTGCCGGGCAGAACATCAGGCTGCAGCCAGCGCCTGATCGAGGTCGGCCAGAATGTCGTCGATGTGCTCGATGCCGATCGACAGGCGCACCATGTCTTCGCTGACGCCCGCCTTCTTCAGTTCGTCCGGGTTCAGCTGGCGGTGAGTGGTGGAGGCCGGATGGCACGCCAGCGACTTGGCATCGCCAATATTCACCAGGCGGGTGATCAGCTGCAGCGCATCTTGGAAGCGGCCACCCGCCTCGCGCCCACCTTTCACGCCAAAGGTCAGCAGACCGGAAGCACGGCCACCGAAGTACTTGTCCACCAAGCCGCGCGACTCATGTCCGGCCAGCCCGGCGTAGTTGACCCACTCCACCTTGGCATGACCTTGCAGGAATTCGGCCACCTTGGTGGCGTTTTCAACATGGCGGTCCATGCGCAGGGCCAGGGTTTCAATACCTTGCAGAATGAGGAAGCTGTTGAACGGCGAAATGGCCGCACCCATATTGCGCAGCGGCACCACCCGGGCGCGGGCAATATAAGCCGCCGCGCCCAGCGCTTCGGTGTACACCACGCCGTGATAGGACACATCCGGTTCGTTCAGGCGGCGGAAGCGGGCCTTGTGTTCCGCCCAAGGGAACTTGCCGCTATCCACAATTGCGCCGCCAATGCTGGTGCCATGACCGCCCAGGTATTTGGTCAGCGAATGCACCACGATGTCGGCACCGTGCTCGAATGGCCGGGTCAGGTACGGCGTGGGCACCGTATTGTCCACGATCAGTGGCAAACCATTGGCGTGCGCCACCTGCGCAAAGGCACCAAAGTCCACCACATTGCCCAGCGGATTGCCGATCGACTCCACATACACTGCCTTGGTGCGCTCATCCACCAGCGCAGCAACCTGGCCCGGCTCGCGGTAATCGACAAAGCGTACCTCAATGCCATACTGCGGCAGGGTGTGGGCAAACAGGTTGTACGTCCCACCGTACAGGGTGCTGGTAGCAATAATGTTGTCGCCCGCTTCCGCAATGGTCTGGATCGCGTAGGTGATGGCCGCCTGCCCGGAAGCCAGCGCCAGCGCGCCGATGCCTCCCTCCAGCTCAGCCAGCCGCTGCTCCAGCACCGAGGTGGTCGGGTTCATGATGCGGGTGTAGATATTGCCCTGCACCTTGAGGTCGAACAGGTCTGCCCCGTGCTGGGTGCTGTCGAAGGCGTAGCTGGTGGTCTGGTAGATCGGTACGGCCACCGCGCGGGTGGTGGGATCGGGGCTGTAGCCACCGTGCACGGCCAGGGTTTCGAACTTCATGCGCACCTCTTTGCAATCGGGTTGGGAAGACAATCAGCACAATCTAGCACAGTGCCACCTCACCCCAAAGCAGGAAGATTCACTTGGTTATTCCGCAATGGTGCAAACGGGTCAGTTACCCGGAGGGGCCAGCCACAGCCGGAAATGAAAAGAGCGAGCCTTGGCTCGCTCTTTGACCGACCTCAGGTCGGCTGGCCCATGCCGGGCCTTTGCACCGGAAGATCCGGTCTTGGTGTGAAATCAGTGCAGATCGCTCACCCGACGCCCACGTGACTGCCGACGCTCATTGCCATTGAGTAGCAGGTTGGCAAGCTGCCAGTC is a genomic window of Leeia aquatica containing:
- the mnmC gene encoding bifunctional tRNA (5-methylaminomethyl-2-thiouridine)(34)-methyltransferase MnmD/FAD-dependent 5-carboxymethylaminomethyl-2-thiouridine(34) oxidoreductase MnmC, which gives rise to MSRPPLEWHDGQPYSSQYGDVYFSRDSGLDETRHVFLQHNQLAERWSHLPSGAHFVIGETGFGTGLNLLAAWQLWRQVAPTDAHLHFVSGEAWPLSLAELQQAHAAWPELAELAATLHAVWHDLAPGFHRLHLDAHVSLTLLIGDINQTLPELEAQVDAWFLDGFSPARNPEMWNPALYAQLARLAAPACTLATFTSAGHVRRGLQEAGFEVARAPGHGRKREMLAGQRLQPGSQHALQHYRPVSGTPREAIVLGGGMAGCAAAWSLARRGWRVTLLEQHPGLAQEASGNAAGVLYARLAPKMGPLAQLILAGLQYSQRIMAPLLGWDGERASRCGVLQLAFDVDEAERIQQLAALDLPTSLLQPVDAATASTLAGVSMSQGGLFFPQAGWVHPPALCQALTTHPLISVHCSQSITQLQQHEQGWQVHSASGEQWQAPVLVLANAHHARQWQPCLPIRTLKGQVSYLPATVASQSLRTVVCAEGYVAPARQGLHALGATFEPHASDTAVTHAGHLDNLHTLRQLHPGLHAALDGPGWQARLAGGQNLAGLGGRAAFRAVCPDYSPLIGPLADLDAVITPRRLGQPLLQPGEAALPALPGLFATLAHGTRGLITAPLAGEVLAAYLNHEPSPLPRAQRLTVHPARFPIPPQPIRKKG
- a CDS encoding GNAT family N-acetyltransferase, whose amino-acid sequence is MPSPDHPELHGSRISLRIPRPSDAAAVLDYYQRNADFFRRFDPPYPEGFYTLAWHQQRIEKANKDVAEDREYRFVLFKPEQPDHIIGNANLSAIQRGPFQACNLGYGLDEQAQGQGVMTEALRLLIDHAFNALKLHRIQANHLPDNLRSAGVLQRLGFVREGYAPAYLYINGAWRDHVLNALSNPHGPEMG
- a CDS encoding O-acetylhomoserine aminocarboxypropyltransferase/cysteine synthase family protein, which gives rise to MKFETLAVHGGYSPDPTTRAVAVPIYQTTSYAFDSTQHGADLFDLKVQGNIYTRIMNPTTSVLEQRLAELEGGIGALALASGQAAITYAIQTIAEAGDNIIATSTLYGGTYNLFAHTLPQYGIEVRFVDYREPGQVAALVDERTKAVYVESIGNPLGNVVDFGAFAQVAHANGLPLIVDNTVPTPYLTRPFEHGADIVVHSLTKYLGGHGTSIGGAIVDSGKFPWAEHKARFRRLNEPDVSYHGVVYTEALGAAAYIARARVVPLRNMGAAISPFNSFLILQGIETLALRMDRHVENATKVAEFLQGHAKVEWVNYAGLAGHESRGLVDKYFGGRASGLLTFGVKGGREAGGRFQDALQLITRLVNIGDAKSLACHPASTTHRQLNPDELKKAGVSEDMVRLSIGIEHIDDILADLDQALAAA